DNA from Coleofasciculus sp. FACHB-1120:
ACCGAGTTGCAACCTGTCTTCGTGGGTCTGGATAATTACGGACGGATGGCAGGGGATGGTCGTTTCTGGCAGAGTTTCTGGACAACAACAGTCTTCACTACCTCAGCCGTTATTATCGAGCTATTGCTAGGGCTGGGAATCGCTCTGGTTCTAACTCAGAAATTTCGAGGAAGAAGCTTGGTGCGAACGACGGCTATCTTACCGTGGGCGTTACCAACTGCTCTGATTGGTCTTGCCTGGGGTTGGATTTTTAACGACCAGTTTGGCGTTGTCAACGACATCCTCAGACGAGTCGGTCTAATTGAAGGTGGGATTAACTGGCTGGGAGATCCAACGCTGGCATTGATGGCGGTGATCTTTGCCGATGTTTGGAAAACCACACCGTTTATCAGCATTCTGCTCTTGGCGGGGTTGCAGTCGATTTCACCAGACCTCTACGAAGCCCATTCGATTGATGGAGCAACTCCTTGGCAAAACTTCACTAGAATTACGCTACCGTTGCTGATGCCGCAAATCTTAATTGCACTGCTATTTCGATTTGCCCAATCTTTCGGAATTTTCGACTTGATTGCGGTGATGACGGGTGGCGGGCCTGGAGGTTCGACGGAAGTGGTCTCGCTGTACATCTACTCCACCGTGATGCGCTACTTAGACTTTGGTTATGGTGCGGCGCTGGTAGTAGTGACCTTTACGTTGCTGATTGTAGCGGTAGCGATCGCTAGTTTCTTGCTCAGTCGCTCTCGTGCCAAAACTTCAGGAGCCGCTTAAGTTATGAGTGTCATTCCCCAAGAACGCCCAACCGCTCCAACCCCAACCAAGGGCAAAAAGTTTTCCTGGAAAAAAATCTTCATGCCCCTGGCAGTTGCCCTGGTAGTAATCTTCTGCCTAGCGCCAGTTTTATGGCAATTGCTGACTTCATTCAAGGTCAATCAGGATATTGCCGCTGTTCCCACGGTCTATTTTCCCACTCGATACACCCTCGCTCACTACGTTGAGTTATTCGTTCGTCGTCCGTTTTGGCGCTACATCTTAAATAGTGCCTTCGTCTCGATTACTTCCACCGCTCTGGCTTTAGCCATTGGGGCACCCGCTGCTTACGCTCTGGCACGATTGCATCTTCGGGGCGGCAAAGTTATCCTCGCCGGTGTCCTAATCATTACTTTATTCCCTGGAATTTTGTTGTTCTTGGGACTGTTAGAAATTGTCCAGGCATTTCGCTTGGGTAACAACTATTTGGCGCTGATAATTCCTTATACTGCCATCAATTTACCGTTGACGATTTTAGTGCTGCGAAGCTTTTTCGAGCAATTGCCAAAAGATTTGGAAGATGCCGCTAAAGTTGATGGCTACAATACGTTCCAAATGCTGACGCAAATCTTACTGCCGATGACAGTCCCGGCTTTGGTAACGACTGGGATTCTCACCTTTATTTTTGCCTGGAACGAGTTTATCTTCGCCCTCACCTTTATTACTCGTGAAGATATGAAGACGATTCCGGTTGGGGCGGCTCAATTAGGCGGTGCGTCGCTATTTGAAATTCCCTACGGGCCAATTGCTGCGGCGACGGTCTTGGGGACTTTGCCCTTGGTTTTACTGGTGTTATTTTTCCAGCGCAAGATTGTCCAAGGTTTAACCGCGGGTGCTGTTAAAGGATAAAGTGATGAATTTTGAGTTTTGAGTTATAAATAAATCACTCAAACCTTAAAAACCATAACTTTTCTCAGATTGAGCCAGAAAACGAGGTAGAAAAACTTTCAACCTTCAACTTTCTGCAACTTTCAACCTTCAACCTGTTTAAAATCATGGCTAGACTCGAACTCAGAAACTTAAATAAAACCTATAATCCCAAAGTCATCCCGGTCAAAGACGTTAGCTTGAGCGTAGAAGATGGTGAGTTTCTTACGTTACTTGGACCTTCTGGATGCGGTAAATCTACCATTCTGCGGTTGATTGCAGGTCTAGAGGAACCCACGCGCGGTCGAGTCTCAATTGGGGATAAAGATGTCACGAACTTGCGACCGGGCGATCGCGACATTGCAATGGTATTTCAAAGCTATGCCCTTTATCCTCACATGACGGTTTACGAGAATATCGGTTCTGGTCTCAAACTGCAAAAAACACCCCCGGAAGAAATTAAACAACGGGTGGCAGAAGCTTCAAGAGTATTGGGATTAGACGAATTAATGAGCCGCAAACCGGGTCAAATGTCTGGCGGACAACGGCAGCGGGTCGCCCTAGCACGGGCTTTGGTACGCCGCCCTCATGTCTTTTTATTAGATGAACCCTTAAGTAACTTGGATGCGCTGTTGCGGGAAAACGTCAGGGCTGAAATTAAGCAATTATTTGAATCTCAACACGTTCCAGTTGTTTACGTCACCCACGACCAGACAGAAGCGATGACGCTTTCTAGTAAAGTGGCGGTTCTCAACAAGGGCGATGTGCAGCAACTCGACCCCCCCGAACGTATTTATAATAATCCGGCAAATCTATTTGTGGCTGGGTTTGTAGGCAGTCCCCAAATGAATTTGTTAACCCTGCCTTGCCAGGGAAATTCCGCCATGCTAGGGAATTCTAGAATCCCGCTTCCGGAAGTTCCGACAGTGCCACTTCAGATTGTGTTGGGGATTCGTCCAGAAAATGTTCGCATTGCACAACCGGAAGATAGAAACACCGTTCGGGGTCGGGTGTTTTTGGTAGAAAACTTGGGGATGAACAACTTAGTGAGCGTGCGGGTTGAGGGTTCTGCTGGCGAACCTACGACAATTCGTACCTTATTACCGACAGATAGAAAGTGGAGTGGCGAAGATGTAACGCTAGCATTGCCACTTCAGAATATCCACTGGTTTGATGTGCAGACGGGAGATGCTGTTTTTAGACGGCAACCGCAAGCAGTTGGGCGTTA
Protein-coding regions in this window:
- a CDS encoding carbohydrate ABC transporter permease codes for the protein MPLAVALVVIFCLAPVLWQLLTSFKVNQDIAAVPTVYFPTRYTLAHYVELFVRRPFWRYILNSAFVSITSTALALAIGAPAAYALARLHLRGGKVILAGVLIITLFPGILLFLGLLEIVQAFRLGNNYLALIIPYTAINLPLTILVLRSFFEQLPKDLEDAAKVDGYNTFQMLTQILLPMTVPALVTTGILTFIFAWNEFIFALTFITREDMKTIPVGAAQLGGASLFEIPYGPIAAATVLGTLPLVLLVLFFQRKIVQGLTAGAVKG
- a CDS encoding ABC transporter ATP-binding protein, with amino-acid sequence MARLELRNLNKTYNPKVIPVKDVSLSVEDGEFLTLLGPSGCGKSTILRLIAGLEEPTRGRVSIGDKDVTNLRPGDRDIAMVFQSYALYPHMTVYENIGSGLKLQKTPPEEIKQRVAEASRVLGLDELMSRKPGQMSGGQRQRVALARALVRRPHVFLLDEPLSNLDALLRENVRAEIKQLFESQHVPVVYVTHDQTEAMTLSSKVAVLNKGDVQQLDPPERIYNNPANLFVAGFVGSPQMNLLTLPCQGNSAMLGNSRIPLPEVPTVPLQIVLGIRPENVRIAQPEDRNTVRGRVFLVENLGMNNLVSVRVEGSAGEPTTIRTLLPTDRKWSGEDVTLALPLQNIHWFDVQTGDAVFRRQPQAVGR
- a CDS encoding ABC transporter permease subunit: MMNLNTIRGREQRTGWILLLPALLVLLLVYGYPIVRAFWLSLFTKNLGTELQPVFVGLDNYGRMAGDGRFWQSFWTTTVFTTSAVIIELLLGLGIALVLTQKFRGRSLVRTTAILPWALPTALIGLAWGWIFNDQFGVVNDILRRVGLIEGGINWLGDPTLALMAVIFADVWKTTPFISILLLAGLQSISPDLYEAHSIDGATPWQNFTRITLPLLMPQILIALLFRFAQSFGIFDLIAVMTGGGPGGSTEVVSLYIYSTVMRYLDFGYGAALVVVTFTLLIVAVAIASFLLSRSRAKTSGAA